One genomic window of Punica granatum isolate Tunisia-2019 chromosome 1, ASM765513v2, whole genome shotgun sequence includes the following:
- the LOC116201671 gene encoding retinoblastoma-related protein isoform X1 has protein sequence MSPASSTSKPSLTASMDSPADSGEIDAVESRFTEFCKNVLSLDESTFSQSVKLFRETKHLMLSNLSTVGSITAEEAERYWFSFVLYCVRRLSGRSSEDEHTESKDDGFTLCQILRLANLNLVDFFKELPQYLIKARAILDHMYGADWKSKLETKEMQANFVHLNLLSQYYKRTYRELFHANEDKQSALVSTTELVNDYQRFGWLLFLAVRGHAFSRFKDLVSCVNGLVSVLVILIIHVPTRFRKFNVCDDPRFAMKTDEGVDVVGSLCHRHDTTEQMVKETLGSANKLIEDLLKKIPCAASECKAENLENINTEGMIYFEGLMEESSISSSLNTLEKDYEDTIRNKDELDARVFANEEDSLLGSGSLSGGAIDIPCAKRKFDSLASPAKTITSPLSPHRSPASHVNGIIGGTNSRMASTPVSTAMTTARWLRNVISPLPSKPSAELMRFLTLCERDVTHDVVRRAHIILEAIFPSTALGDRSVTGGLQSANLMDNVWAEQRRLEACKLYYRVLEAMCRAEAQILHSHNLTSLLTNERFHRCMLACSAELVLATHKTVTMLFPAVLERTGITAFDLSKVIESFIRHEESLPRELRRHLNSLEERLLESMVWEKGSSMYNSLIVARPSLSAEINRLGLLAEPMPSLDAIAMHINFSTVGLPASPSGQKHEGSPGHNGEIRSPKRLCTDFRSVLVERNSFTSPVKDRLLAFSNMKSKLPPPPLQSAFASPTRPNPGGGGETCAETAINIFFSKITKLAAVRISGMFERLQLSQQMKESIYRLFQQILNQRTGLFFNRHIDQIILCCFYLMAKISRINLTFRDIICNYRKQPHCKPQVFRTVFVDGSSARRNGSQRTRHEHVDIITFYNETFVPSVKPLLADLGPVGADTKPNQAPDAGTANNAHCPGSPKISQFPSLPDMSPKKVSPAHNVYVSPMRSSKMDASISHSAKSYYACVGESTHAYQSPSKDLAVINNRLNGSTRKLRGALNFDDVDVGLVSDSMVANSLYLQNGNRVSPPAAPKSENPEI, from the exons ATGAGTCCAGCATCTTCAACCTCAAAGCCTTCCCTTACAGCTTCCATGGATTCTCCAGCTGATAGCGGAGAGATTGATGCTGTTGAGTCTCGTTTCACTGAGTTCTGCAAG AATGTACTGTCATTGGACGAGAGCACGTTCTCACAGTCCGTGAAGCTGTTTAGAGAAACCAAGCATCTAATGTTGAGTAACTTGTCCACTGTCGGAAGCATCACG GCTGAGGAAGCAGAACGCTACTGGTTTTCTTTTGTCCTGTATTGTGTGAGGAGGTTGAGCGGAAGGAGCTCGGAAGATGAACATACAGAATCCAAGGACGATGGTTTTACTTTATGCCAGATATTGAGACTTGCAAATCTCAA CTTGGTGGATTTCTTTAAAGAGCTTCCTCAGTATCTTATCAAAGCTAGAGCAATCTTAGATCATATGTATGGTGCAGATTGGAAGAGCAAACTCGAG ACAAAGGAGATGCAGGCAAATTTTGTACACTTGAATCTCTTAAGCCA GTACTATAAACGTACATATCGTGAATTATTCCATGCAAATGAAGATAAGCAATCTGCTCTTGTGAGCACTACTGAGTTGGTGAATGACTATCAGCGCTTCGGATGGTTGTTGTTCTTGGCTGTTCGTGGACATGCTTTTAGCCGGTTCAAGGACCTTGTATCATGCGTCAATGGCCTGGTGTCTGTGTTG GTCATTCTGATAATCCACGTCCCTACCCGCTTCAGGAAATTCAATGTCTGCGATGATCCGCGATTTG CTATGAAAACCGATGAGGGTGTGGATGTTGTTGGATCACTTTGTCATCGTCATGACACCACAGAACAAATGGTGAAGGAAACACTAGGAAGTGCCAACAAGTTAATAGAGGATCTTTTGAAGAAAATCCCTTGTGCAGCTTCTGAATGCAAAGCAGAAAATCTAGAAAATATCAATACAG AGGGTATGATCTATTTTGAGGGCCTTATGGAGGAATCATCTATATCATCCAGCCTCAATACATTAGAGAAGGATTATGAGGATACTATTCGTAATAAAGATGAACTGGATGCAAGGGTTTTTGCTAATGAGGAGGATAGCTTGCTTGGATCTGGGAGCTTGTCTGGAGGTGCCATCGATATTCCCTGTGCAAAG AGAAAATTTGACTCATTAGCCTCCCCTGCAAAGACCATCACGAGTCCACTCTCTCCTCACCGGTCTCCTGCATCTCATGTTAATGGCATTATCGGAGGTACTAATTCGAGGATGGCTTCTACTCCTGTTAGCACTGCGATGACAACTGCCCGGTGGCTTCGGAATGTCATCTCTCCTCTCCCATCAAAACCTTCAGCAGAATTAATGAGGTTCTTGACGTTGTGTGAGAGGGATGTGACTCATGATGTAGTACGTAGGGCTCACATAATATTGGAAGCTATCTTTCCGAGCACTGCCCTTGGAGATCGCTCTGTCACTGGTGGGCTGCAAAGCGCAAATCTGATGGACAATGTATGGGCTGAACAGCGAAGGTTGGAAGCATGCAAGTTATATTACAGGGTTTTGGAAGCTATGTGTAGAGCGGAGGCCCAAATTTTGCATTCTCACAATTTGACCTCTTTATTGACGAATGAAAGGTTTCACAGATGCATGCTTGCCTGTTCTGCTGAATTAGTTCTGGCAACACATAAAACAGTTACGATGTTGTTCCCTGCTGTGTTGGAGAGAACTGGGATTACAGCTTTTGATCTTAGCAAGGTGATTGAGAGTTTCATTAGGCATGAGGAATCTCTTCCAAGAGAACTAAGGCGGCATCTGAACTCATTAGAAGAGCGGCTCTTGGAGAGCATGGTGTGGGAGAAAGGCTCCTCAATGTACAATTCCTTGATCGTTGCCAGACCCTCTCTCTCGGCAGAAATCAATCGTTTGGGCTTGCTAGCAGAACCAATGCCATCCTTGGATGCGATTGCCATGCATATTAACTTTTCCACAGTTGGACTGCCTGCATCACCTTCTGGGCAGAAGCACGAGGGTTCCCCCG GTCACAATGGTGAAATCAGATCTCCTAAAAGACTTTGTACTGACTTCCGGAGCGTCCTAGTGGAAAGAAATTCTTTCACATCACCGGTGAAGGATCGACTTTTAGCCTTTAGTAATATGAAGTCAAAGCTGCCACCTCCTCCACTGCAGTCTGCTTTTGCCAG TCCCACGAGGCCAAATCCAGGAGGTGGGGGAGAAACATGTGCAGAAACTGCgatcaatatatttttcagcAAG ATTACTAAACTAGCTGCTGTCAGAATCAGTGGCATGTTCGAAAGGTTACAACTCTCTCAGCAGATGAAGGAGAGCATCTACCGGCTCTTCCAACAGATACTCAATCAGCGGACAGGCCTTTTCTTTAATCGTCATATTGACCAAATCATCCTCTGTTGTTTCTATTTGATGGCAAAG ATCTCTCGAATAAATCTAACATTCCGGGACATCATCTGCAACTACCGTAAGCAACCCCATTGCAAACCACAAGTGTTTCGAACTGTGTTTGTTGATGGATCATCAGCACGGAGGAACGGG TCGCAGAGGACGAGACACGAACATGTCGACATTATTACATTCTacaatgaaacatttgttCCGTCTGTCAAGCCACTTCTGGCAGACCTTGGCCCTGTTGGAGCAGATACAAAACCCAACCAGGCTCCAGATGCTGGCACTGCTAATAATG CTCACTGTCCTGGATCACCTAAGATATCTCAGTTTCCAAGTCTTCCGGATATGTCCCCCAAGAAGGTATCTCCAGCACACAATGTGTACGTGTCTCCAATGCGGTCATCCAAG ATGGATGCCTCAATATCTCATAGCGCAAAAAGCTACTATGCCTGTGTTGGCGAGAGCACGCATGCTTATCAGAGCCCATCCAAGGACCTTGCGGTCATAAATAACCGTCTGAATGG AAGCACCCGAAAGCTCAGAGGCGCACTCAACTTTGACGATGTTGATGTTGGCTTGGTCAGTGACTCGATGGTGGCAAATAGCCTCTACCTTCAGAATGGGAATCGGGTCTCTCCACCTGCTGCACCGAAATCCGAGAATCCCGAAATCTAA
- the LOC116201671 gene encoding retinoblastoma-related protein isoform X2, translating to MSPASSTSKPSLTASMDSPADSGEIDAVESRFTEFCKNVLSLDESTFSQSVKLFRETKHLMLSNLSTVGSITAEEAERYWFSFVLYCVRRLSGRSSEDEHTESKDDGFTLCQILRLANLNLVDFFKELPQYLIKARAILDHMYGADWKSKLETKEMQANFVHLNLLSQYYKRTYRELFHANEDKQSALVSTTELVNDYQRFGWLLFLAVRGHAFSRFKDLVSCVNGLVSVLVILIIHVPTRFRKFNVCDDPRFAMKTDEGVDVVGSLCHRHDTTEQMVKETLGSANKLIEDLLKKIPCAASECKAENLENINTEGMIYFEGLMEESSISSSLNTLEKDYEDTIRNKDELDARVFANEEDSLLGSGSLSGGAIDIPCAKRKFDSLASPAKTITSPLSPHRSPASHVNGIIGGTNSRMASTPVSTAMTTARWLRNVISPLPSKPSAELMRFLTLCERDVTHDVVRRAHIILEAIFPSTALGDRSVTGGLQSANLMDNVWAEQRRLEACKLYYRVLEAMCRAEAQILHSHNLTSLLTNERFHRCMLACSAELVLATHKTVTMLFPAVLERTGITAFDLSKVIESFIRHEESLPRELRRHLNSLEERLLESMVWEKGSSMYNSLIVARPSLSAEINRLGLLAEPMPSLDAIAMHINFSTVGLPASPSGQKHEGSPGHNGEIRSPKRLCTDFRSVLVERNSFTSPVKDRLLAFSNMKSKLPPPPLQSAFASPTRPNPGGGGETCAETAINIFFSKITKLAAVRISGMFERLQLSQQMKESIYRLFQQILNQRTGLFFNRHIDQIILCCFYLMAKISRINLTFRDIICNYRKQPHCKPQVFRTVFVDGSSARRNGRTRHEHVDIITFYNETFVPSVKPLLADLGPVGADTKPNQAPDAGTANNAHCPGSPKISQFPSLPDMSPKKVSPAHNVYVSPMRSSKMDASISHSAKSYYACVGESTHAYQSPSKDLAVINNRLNGSTRKLRGALNFDDVDVGLVSDSMVANSLYLQNGNRVSPPAAPKSENPEI from the exons ATGAGTCCAGCATCTTCAACCTCAAAGCCTTCCCTTACAGCTTCCATGGATTCTCCAGCTGATAGCGGAGAGATTGATGCTGTTGAGTCTCGTTTCACTGAGTTCTGCAAG AATGTACTGTCATTGGACGAGAGCACGTTCTCACAGTCCGTGAAGCTGTTTAGAGAAACCAAGCATCTAATGTTGAGTAACTTGTCCACTGTCGGAAGCATCACG GCTGAGGAAGCAGAACGCTACTGGTTTTCTTTTGTCCTGTATTGTGTGAGGAGGTTGAGCGGAAGGAGCTCGGAAGATGAACATACAGAATCCAAGGACGATGGTTTTACTTTATGCCAGATATTGAGACTTGCAAATCTCAA CTTGGTGGATTTCTTTAAAGAGCTTCCTCAGTATCTTATCAAAGCTAGAGCAATCTTAGATCATATGTATGGTGCAGATTGGAAGAGCAAACTCGAG ACAAAGGAGATGCAGGCAAATTTTGTACACTTGAATCTCTTAAGCCA GTACTATAAACGTACATATCGTGAATTATTCCATGCAAATGAAGATAAGCAATCTGCTCTTGTGAGCACTACTGAGTTGGTGAATGACTATCAGCGCTTCGGATGGTTGTTGTTCTTGGCTGTTCGTGGACATGCTTTTAGCCGGTTCAAGGACCTTGTATCATGCGTCAATGGCCTGGTGTCTGTGTTG GTCATTCTGATAATCCACGTCCCTACCCGCTTCAGGAAATTCAATGTCTGCGATGATCCGCGATTTG CTATGAAAACCGATGAGGGTGTGGATGTTGTTGGATCACTTTGTCATCGTCATGACACCACAGAACAAATGGTGAAGGAAACACTAGGAAGTGCCAACAAGTTAATAGAGGATCTTTTGAAGAAAATCCCTTGTGCAGCTTCTGAATGCAAAGCAGAAAATCTAGAAAATATCAATACAG AGGGTATGATCTATTTTGAGGGCCTTATGGAGGAATCATCTATATCATCCAGCCTCAATACATTAGAGAAGGATTATGAGGATACTATTCGTAATAAAGATGAACTGGATGCAAGGGTTTTTGCTAATGAGGAGGATAGCTTGCTTGGATCTGGGAGCTTGTCTGGAGGTGCCATCGATATTCCCTGTGCAAAG AGAAAATTTGACTCATTAGCCTCCCCTGCAAAGACCATCACGAGTCCACTCTCTCCTCACCGGTCTCCTGCATCTCATGTTAATGGCATTATCGGAGGTACTAATTCGAGGATGGCTTCTACTCCTGTTAGCACTGCGATGACAACTGCCCGGTGGCTTCGGAATGTCATCTCTCCTCTCCCATCAAAACCTTCAGCAGAATTAATGAGGTTCTTGACGTTGTGTGAGAGGGATGTGACTCATGATGTAGTACGTAGGGCTCACATAATATTGGAAGCTATCTTTCCGAGCACTGCCCTTGGAGATCGCTCTGTCACTGGTGGGCTGCAAAGCGCAAATCTGATGGACAATGTATGGGCTGAACAGCGAAGGTTGGAAGCATGCAAGTTATATTACAGGGTTTTGGAAGCTATGTGTAGAGCGGAGGCCCAAATTTTGCATTCTCACAATTTGACCTCTTTATTGACGAATGAAAGGTTTCACAGATGCATGCTTGCCTGTTCTGCTGAATTAGTTCTGGCAACACATAAAACAGTTACGATGTTGTTCCCTGCTGTGTTGGAGAGAACTGGGATTACAGCTTTTGATCTTAGCAAGGTGATTGAGAGTTTCATTAGGCATGAGGAATCTCTTCCAAGAGAACTAAGGCGGCATCTGAACTCATTAGAAGAGCGGCTCTTGGAGAGCATGGTGTGGGAGAAAGGCTCCTCAATGTACAATTCCTTGATCGTTGCCAGACCCTCTCTCTCGGCAGAAATCAATCGTTTGGGCTTGCTAGCAGAACCAATGCCATCCTTGGATGCGATTGCCATGCATATTAACTTTTCCACAGTTGGACTGCCTGCATCACCTTCTGGGCAGAAGCACGAGGGTTCCCCCG GTCACAATGGTGAAATCAGATCTCCTAAAAGACTTTGTACTGACTTCCGGAGCGTCCTAGTGGAAAGAAATTCTTTCACATCACCGGTGAAGGATCGACTTTTAGCCTTTAGTAATATGAAGTCAAAGCTGCCACCTCCTCCACTGCAGTCTGCTTTTGCCAG TCCCACGAGGCCAAATCCAGGAGGTGGGGGAGAAACATGTGCAGAAACTGCgatcaatatatttttcagcAAG ATTACTAAACTAGCTGCTGTCAGAATCAGTGGCATGTTCGAAAGGTTACAACTCTCTCAGCAGATGAAGGAGAGCATCTACCGGCTCTTCCAACAGATACTCAATCAGCGGACAGGCCTTTTCTTTAATCGTCATATTGACCAAATCATCCTCTGTTGTTTCTATTTGATGGCAAAG ATCTCTCGAATAAATCTAACATTCCGGGACATCATCTGCAACTACCGTAAGCAACCCCATTGCAAACCACAAGTGTTTCGAACTGTGTTTGTTGATGGATCATCAGCACGGAGGAACGGG AGGACGAGACACGAACATGTCGACATTATTACATTCTacaatgaaacatttgttCCGTCTGTCAAGCCACTTCTGGCAGACCTTGGCCCTGTTGGAGCAGATACAAAACCCAACCAGGCTCCAGATGCTGGCACTGCTAATAATG CTCACTGTCCTGGATCACCTAAGATATCTCAGTTTCCAAGTCTTCCGGATATGTCCCCCAAGAAGGTATCTCCAGCACACAATGTGTACGTGTCTCCAATGCGGTCATCCAAG ATGGATGCCTCAATATCTCATAGCGCAAAAAGCTACTATGCCTGTGTTGGCGAGAGCACGCATGCTTATCAGAGCCCATCCAAGGACCTTGCGGTCATAAATAACCGTCTGAATGG AAGCACCCGAAAGCTCAGAGGCGCACTCAACTTTGACGATGTTGATGTTGGCTTGGTCAGTGACTCGATGGTGGCAAATAGCCTCTACCTTCAGAATGGGAATCGGGTCTCTCCACCTGCTGCACCGAAATCCGAGAATCCCGAAATCTAA
- the LOC116201680 gene encoding ERI1 exoribonuclease 2-like isoform X1: protein MALDLRENMQMNFEASFNCLKGNGFPANYQYYGNSIEGMPGLKDGTGNWSDGNATESGSPLIGKPFETLPEFHGKPLHQHDYSAFYPSYHKVEQAHANSFGTQSYPFHTETGFQYIPYIMYAKGYPSNYHFQDFQYFVVIDFEATCDKGKNPHPQEIIEFPSVIVSSMTGQLEACFQTYVRPTCNQVLSDFCKDLTGIQQIQVDRGVTLSEALLRHDKWLEKKGIKSTKFVVVTWSNWDCRVMLESECRYKKIRKPPYFNQWINLKVPFHEVFGGVRCNLKEAVEMAGLTWQGRAHCGLDDAKNTARLLSVLMHKGIRFSITNSIMWRETEHLPSWKYSLSLKQTLHSSHQVLSYRDPQYHPCCFCGVRSSRGLIRKPGLKEGSFFFGCGKWTAARGACCHYFQWAS, encoded by the exons ATGGCCCTCGACCTCCGAG AAAATATGCAAATGAACTTTGAGGCATCGTTCAACTGCCTCAAAGGAAATGGATTCCCTGCTAATTATCAATATTATGGGAATTCCATTGAAGGAATGCCTGGGCTTAAAGATGGAACTGGGAACTGGTCAGATGGCAATGCCACAGAGTCGGGTTCTCCACTTATTGGAAAGCCATTTGAGACCTTACCTGAATTTCATGGGAAACCACTGCACCAGCACGACTACTCTGCTTTCTATCCAAGCTATCATAAGGTGGAACAGGCACATGCAAATTCTTTTGGGACCCAATCTTATCCCTTTCATACGGAGACTGGCTTTCAGTACATCCCATATATTATGTATGCTAAAGGTTACCCTTCCAATTACCATTTCCAAGACTTTCAGTACTTTGTTGTCATTGACTTTGAGGCAACCTGTGACAAGGGAAAGAATCCCCATCCACAAGAGATTATAGAGTTCCCCTCTGTCATAGTGAGTAGCATGACTGGCCAATTGGAAGCATGCTTCCAGACATATGTCCGTCCAACCTGCAATCAGGTCCTCAGCGACTTTTGCAAGGATTTGACTGGGATCCAGCAGATTCAG GTGGATCGTGGTGTTACTTTGAGTGAGGCTCTTCTTCGACACGATAAGTGGCTTGAAAAGAAGGGCATAAAGAGCACAAAGTTTGTTGTGGTCACTTGGTCGAACTGGGACTGCCGTGTGATGTTGGAATCCGAATGTCGTTACAAGAAGATCCGAAAGCCTCCCTACTTTAACCA ATGGATAAATTTGAAAGTTCCCTTTCATGAAGTTTTCGGGGGCGTGAGATGCAACTTGAAGGAGGCTGTTGAGATGGCTGGCTTGACATGGCAGGGCCGGGCTCACTGTGGTCTGGATGATGCAAAGAACACAGCCCGACTACTTTCCGTTCTCATGCACAAGGGGATCAGATTCTCCATCACAAACTCGATCATGTGGCGCGAAACTGAACATCTCCCTTCATGGAAGTACTCCCTGTCCCTCAAGCAAACCTTGCACTCCTCGCATCAGGTGTTGAGCTACAGGGATCCACAGTATCACCCTTGCTGTTTCTGCGGGGTTAGGAGCAGCCGAGGCTTGATTAGGAAACCTGGGCTTAAGGAAGGGAGCTTCTTTTTCGGGTGCGGGAAATGGACTGCCGCTCGGGGTGCCTGCTGCCATTACTTTCAGTGGGCTTCCTGA
- the LOC116201680 gene encoding ERI1 exoribonuclease 3-like isoform X2 produces MALDLRGMPGLKDGTGNWSDGNATESGSPLIGKPFETLPEFHGKPLHQHDYSAFYPSYHKVEQAHANSFGTQSYPFHTETGFQYIPYIMYAKGYPSNYHFQDFQYFVVIDFEATCDKGKNPHPQEIIEFPSVIVSSMTGQLEACFQTYVRPTCNQVLSDFCKDLTGIQQIQVDRGVTLSEALLRHDKWLEKKGIKSTKFVVVTWSNWDCRVMLESECRYKKIRKPPYFNQWINLKVPFHEVFGGVRCNLKEAVEMAGLTWQGRAHCGLDDAKNTARLLSVLMHKGIRFSITNSIMWRETEHLPSWKYSLSLKQTLHSSHQVLSYRDPQYHPCCFCGVRSSRGLIRKPGLKEGSFFFGCGKWTAARGACCHYFQWAS; encoded by the exons ATGGCCCTCGACCTCCGAG GAATGCCTGGGCTTAAAGATGGAACTGGGAACTGGTCAGATGGCAATGCCACAGAGTCGGGTTCTCCACTTATTGGAAAGCCATTTGAGACCTTACCTGAATTTCATGGGAAACCACTGCACCAGCACGACTACTCTGCTTTCTATCCAAGCTATCATAAGGTGGAACAGGCACATGCAAATTCTTTTGGGACCCAATCTTATCCCTTTCATACGGAGACTGGCTTTCAGTACATCCCATATATTATGTATGCTAAAGGTTACCCTTCCAATTACCATTTCCAAGACTTTCAGTACTTTGTTGTCATTGACTTTGAGGCAACCTGTGACAAGGGAAAGAATCCCCATCCACAAGAGATTATAGAGTTCCCCTCTGTCATAGTGAGTAGCATGACTGGCCAATTGGAAGCATGCTTCCAGACATATGTCCGTCCAACCTGCAATCAGGTCCTCAGCGACTTTTGCAAGGATTTGACTGGGATCCAGCAGATTCAG GTGGATCGTGGTGTTACTTTGAGTGAGGCTCTTCTTCGACACGATAAGTGGCTTGAAAAGAAGGGCATAAAGAGCACAAAGTTTGTTGTGGTCACTTGGTCGAACTGGGACTGCCGTGTGATGTTGGAATCCGAATGTCGTTACAAGAAGATCCGAAAGCCTCCCTACTTTAACCA ATGGATAAATTTGAAAGTTCCCTTTCATGAAGTTTTCGGGGGCGTGAGATGCAACTTGAAGGAGGCTGTTGAGATGGCTGGCTTGACATGGCAGGGCCGGGCTCACTGTGGTCTGGATGATGCAAAGAACACAGCCCGACTACTTTCCGTTCTCATGCACAAGGGGATCAGATTCTCCATCACAAACTCGATCATGTGGCGCGAAACTGAACATCTCCCTTCATGGAAGTACTCCCTGTCCCTCAAGCAAACCTTGCACTCCTCGCATCAGGTGTTGAGCTACAGGGATCCACAGTATCACCCTTGCTGTTTCTGCGGGGTTAGGAGCAGCCGAGGCTTGATTAGGAAACCTGGGCTTAAGGAAGGGAGCTTCTTTTTCGGGTGCGGGAAATGGACTGCCGCTCGGGGTGCCTGCTGCCATTACTTTCAGTGGGCTTCCTGA